A genomic window from Nicotiana sylvestris chromosome 11, ASM39365v2, whole genome shotgun sequence includes:
- the LOC104231275 gene encoding phytosulfokine receptor 1: protein MLKMYSFKNMLQLGIIFFFLGLSLQVQSQNPNFICNPNDFKALKDFVNSLETVVDFWDIRNSTNCCKWVGITCNSSSSSNIGRVVKLELGKRRLNGKLSESLGNLDQLRTLNLTHNFLKGSVPFKLLHLPNLEVLDLSNNDLCGVFPDSINLPSLKSFNISDNSFQGSVPLGICKNSTRVSVIKMGFNHFIGSLPTGIQSCGSLEHLCLGSNLLSGSLPVELFKLSRLTVLSLQENRFDGQLSSLIGNLSNLVHLDICSNGFSGNIPDVFHSLRNLTYFSAHSNRFFGKIPTSLANSGSITSLSLRNNSLGGTIELNCSAMISLVSLDLATNGFIGSVPDNLPYCPKLQTINLARNNFVGQIPESFKNFHSLSSLSVSNNSIHNIDAALRILQNCKNLTTLVLTLNFRDEELPTDPSLQFNELKALIIANCRLTGSVPQWLRNSSKMQLLDLSWNRLMGTLPPWIGDFKFLFYMDLSNNSLTGEIPKEITGLQSLISGPIWMNEPSPDFPFFLKRNVSVKGLQYNQIFSFPPTLELGNNFFTGAIWPEFGNLKRLHVLDLKSNNLSGAIPGGLSGMTSIEILDLSRNNLIGKIPSSLVKCSFLSKFSVAYNKLSGEVPTGGQFATFSNSSFEGNPGLCGEHSTTPCQNANQIPSGSAARGKRRKGTVIGMGIGIGLGTAFLLALMYLIVVRAGSCKVVDPEKEPDASNKDREDLGSSLVIFFHNKDNNKQMSLDDLLACTDNFDQSNIVGCGGFGLVYKAILRDGRKVAIKRLSGDYGQMEREFQAEVESLSRAQHPNLVHLQGYCKYRTDRLLIYSYMENGSLDYWLHEKVDGPALLDWDMRLQIAQGAARGLAYLHQACEPHILHRDIKSSNILLDENFEAHLADFGLARLILPYDTHVTTDVVGTLGYIPPEYGQASVATYKGDVYSFGVVLLELLTGKRPMDPCKPRASRDLISWVIQLKKQKRETEVFDPLVYDKQHAQEMLLVFEIACLCLHESPKIRPSSQQLVTWLDNINTPPGVHVF, encoded by the coding sequence ATGCTAAAAATGTATAGTTTCAAAAATATGTTGCAACTTGGTataatctttttctttttaggaCTTTCTTTACAAGTTCAGTCCCAAAATCCAAACTTTATATGTAATCCAAATGATTTCAAAGCTTTAAAGGATTTTGTGAACAGTTTAGAAACAGTTGTTGATTTTTGGGATATTAGAAATTCAACAAATTGCTGTAAATGGGTGGGTATTACTTGTAATTCTTCATCCTCTTCCAATATTGGGAGGGTGGTGAAATTGGAGCTTGGAAAAAGAAGGCTAAATGGGAAACTTTCTGAATCTTTAGGCAATTTAGATCAGCTCAGAACTCTTAATCTCACTCACAATTTCCTTAAAGGTTCTGTCCCTTTTAAACTATTGCATTTGCCTAATTTGGAGGTGTTAGACTTGAGCAATAATGATTTATGTGGCGTGTTTCCTGATAGCATAAACTTGCCTTCACTCAAATCTTTCAATATATCTGATAATTCCTTTCAAGGGTCAGTTCCTTTGGGTATTTGTAAAAACTCAACAAGAGTTTCTGTTATTAAAATGGGGTTCAATCATTTTATTGGCAGTCTTCCAACAGGAATTCAGAGTTGTGGTTCATTAGAACATCTTTGCCTTGGCTCTAACCTTCTTTCTGGTAGTTTACCTGTTGAACTGTTTAAGCTTTCAAGATTGACTGTATTGTCTCTTCAAGAGAATCGGTTCGACGGGCAGCTTAGCAGCCTGATTGGTAACCTTTCTAACTTGGTTCATTTGGATATTTGTTCAAATGGATTCTCAGGAAATATACCAGATGTGTTTCAtagcttaaggaatttaacttATTTCTCAGCTCATTCAAATAGGTTTTTTGGTAAAATACCTACTTCATTGGCAAATTCTGGGAGTATTACTTCTCTTAGTTTGAGGAATAATTCTTTAGGGGGTACCATTGAGCTTAATTGTTCGGCCATGATTAGTCTTGTTTCTCTTGATCTGGCTACTAATGGTTTCATAGGGTCAGTTCCTGATAATCTTCCTTACTGTCCAAAGTTGCAAACTATCAATCTTGCTAGAAACAATTTCGTCGGACAAATTCCAGAAAGTTTCAAGAATTTTCATAGCCTTTCATCCCTTTCAGTCTCGAACAACAGTATCCATAACATTGATGCTGCTCTTAGAATTTTACAGAACTGCAAGAACTTAACTACTTTGGTTCTTACTTTGAACTTTCGAGATGAAGAGTTGCCTACAGATCCTAGCCTGCAGTTCAATGAGCTGAAAGCTCTCATTATTGCCAATTGCAGGCTCACCGGATCAGTTCCTCAGTGGTTGAGAAATAGCTCAAAGATGCAACTGTTGGATTTGTCGTGGAACCGTTTGATGGGAACACTTCCACCTTGGATTGGAGACTTCAAGTTTCTATTCTATATGGATTTGTCAAACAATTCATTAACAGGGGAGATTCCAAAAGAAATTACTGGATTGCAAAGCCTAATCTCTGGCCCTATTTGGATGAATGAACCATCGCCAGATTTTCCCTTTTTCTTGAAAAGAAATGTAAGTGTTAAAGGGCTGCAGTATAATCAGATTTTTAGCTTCCCTCCAACACTGGAACTAGGTAACAACTTTTTCACTGGAGCAATTTGGCCAGAATTTGGAAATCTGAAAAGGTTACATGTTTTGGATCTGAAAAGCAACAATTTATCCGGGGCAATACCAGGTGGCCTGTCTGGTATGACAAGCATAGAGATTTTGGATTTATCTCGCAACAATCTGATTGGCAAAATACCCTCCTCTTTAGTGAAATGCAGCTTTCTGTCAAAGTTCAGTGTTGCTTATAATAAACTCTCTGGGGAAGTTCCTACTGGAGGCCAGTTCGCAACATTTTCAAATTCAAGCTTTGAGGGCAATCCAGGACTCTGTGGTGAACATAGTACTACTCCCTGTCAAAATGCCAACCAAATTCCTAGTGGTTCGGCTGCAAGAGGAAAGAGACGCAAAGGAACTGTCATTGGCATGGGTATTGGCATTGGTCTTGGAACAGCTTTTCTTCTAGCTCTTATGTACTTGATTGTTGTGCGGGCAGGCAGTTGTAAAGTTGTTGATCCAGAAAAGGAGCCGGATGCTTCTAACAAGGATCGGGAAGACTTAGGCTCAAGTCTGGTGATATTTTTCCATAACAAGGACAACAATAAACAGATGTCACTTGATGACCTTTTGGCGTGTACTGACAATTTTGATCAATCAAATATTGTTGGTTGTGGGGGTTTCGGTTTGGTCTACAAGGCCATCCTTCGTGATGGTAGGAAAGTTGCTATCAAGCGGCTTTCAGGTGACTATGGGCAGATGGAAAGAGAATTCCAAGCTGAAGTTGAATCGCTTTCAAGAGCTCAGCATCCAAATCTTGTTCATCTTCAAGGATATTGCAAGTACAGAACCGACAGGCTTCTAATTTATTCCTACATGGAGAATGGAAGCTTGGATTATTGGTTGCATGAGAAAGTTGACGGACCTGCTTTGTTAGACTGGGATATGAGGCTTCAGATTGCTCAAGGGGCAGCACGAGGGCTTGCGTACTTGCACCAAGCGTGTGAGCCTCATATCCTACACCGAGATATAAAGTCAAGTAACATTCTTCTTGATGAAAATTTTGAAGCACACTTGGCTGATTTTGGTCTAGCTAGGCTTATTCTGCCCTATGACACTCACGTGACGACTGATGTTGTTGGAACATTAGGGTATATACCTCCTGAATACGGCCAAGCTTCTGTAGCTACATATAAAGGGGATGTGTATAGCTTTGGTGTTGTTCTTTTGGAGCTTCTTACAGGCAAAAGACCGATGGATCCGTGCAAGCCTAGAGCAAGCCGAGATCTAATCTCTTGGGTGATACAATTGAAGAAACAAAAGAGAGAAACTGAAGTGTTTGATCCTTTGGTATACGACAAGCAGCATGCGCAAGAAATGTTATTGGTTTTTGAAATTGCTTGCCTTTGTTTGCATGAATCTCCTAAAATAAGGCCTTCCTCTCAGCAGTTAGTTACTTGGCTCGACAACATAAACACACCACCTGGTGTTCATGTGTTTTAA